The genomic stretch AATCCCAGAGATAACATCCTATCAGGGCTTTTTAGACTCTACTTCTGCAGCAAATTACTCGGGTACGGTATTTAAAAGTTACCCCTTTGTGCGCAAAGTGCTTTTTTACGATATACAAATTGGCAACCCCCAAATAAAATCAGGTTTTGCCGATAATCAATGGATATCCGTTAAGGCTATTTATCAATATAAGCCTAAGCGTGGTAAGGTGAAGGGTATTAAAGATATGGCCTGGGCCTATGGCGAAGATTTTAAGCAAATGGCTTTTAAATTCAGCAATTTTATCAGCGTTGCCGATACTACTCAACTACCTACTCAGGACGAGATATTCAAAACCTTTTATGATGTTAACCCCGATAAGATAAGCTACTTAAACATCCCCCGCCGGGAGGATATTAAATTATACAGGTCTTTACTAAAAAACCAACGATCAGCGGCTTTTTATAAGCAAAATATGCTAACCTTTTTACTGGATGCACACTACCTGAGGGTAAGAAACACGCACCCAGAATTATACGAAAAGGTAACCATAGAGCCGATAGTGTACGACCCATTGGAGGTAGAAGGCGGTCGTATAGTTACCGAGGTAGCTTTGCCTGGTGCGCTATCAAACTTTAAATTGTACTTTATATCTGCAAAGGGGCATTTAACCGAAGAGATAGACCGCCGCTTTTTGCCTATAGGTGCAATTATATTGCTTATTTATTTTTGCCTGGTACTTATAGGCTGGTTAATATACCGCAACCTAAATGTGAATTTGAAGATATTTAAGCTGCAGTACGATTTTATAAACAACTTTACCCACGAGTTTAAAACACCGGTAAGCGTTATAAAAATTGCCGGCTCTAACCTTAAGGGCGATGCCGAGCTGAGCGAGCGCCAGCGCAAACATTATGGTAAGATACTTGATGAGGAGGCCGATAAGCTAAACGAGCTGATGAACAAGCTGCTATCCTTCACCCAGTTAGAGAACAGATCGATAAATATTAAGCGCGAAGAGATAGAGCTAAAAACCTTTGTGAAAGGTTATATCGATACCTTTAAAATAAAATATCCTGATTTTAAGCTAAGTTTTGCCATTGAAGATATTACGAATATTAACAGTGACCCGGTGCTGCTAGGCAGTGTTTTTCAGAATTTAATGGAGAATGCATACAAATATTCGCATCCGGGTAAAAAGGAATTATACATCAATATAAAACAAGAGAAGCGGAATATTGTATTTTCGTTTGCTGATAAGGGAATAGGTATGGCCAAAAACCTGCAGGGCGATGTGTTTAAAAAGTTTTACCGCATAGAGAACCAGTATAACCAAAACGGAAGCGTAGGCTTAGGTTTGGCATTTTGTAAAGAGCTGGTTAACTTTATGAATGGTGATATTACCCTGGTAAGCAAGATAAATGAAG from Inquilinus sp. KBS0705 encodes the following:
- a CDS encoding HAMP domain-containing histidine kinase codes for the protein MKLERNIYRKNFSLIASFLVLITVSLIIAIFISYKLTAKYVENEFASKKIEVWEQTIKPYYDFFQIKIPEITSYQGFLDSTSAANYSGTVFKSYPFVRKVLFYDIQIGNPQIKSGFADNQWISVKAIYQYKPKRGKVKGIKDMAWAYGEDFKQMAFKFSNFISVADTTQLPTQDEIFKTFYDVNPDKISYLNIPRREDIKLYRSLLKNQRSAAFYKQNMLTFLLDAHYLRVRNTHPELYEKVTIEPIVYDPLEVEGGRIVTEVALPGALSNFKLYFISAKGHLTEEIDRRFLPIGAIILLIYFCLVLIGWLIYRNLNVNLKIFKLQYDFINNFTHEFKTPVSVIKIAGSNLKGDAELSERQRKHYGKILDEEADKLNELMNKLLSFTQLENRSINIKREEIELKTFVKGYIDTFKIKYPDFKLSFAIEDITNINSDPVLLGSVFQNLMENAYKYSHPGKKELYINIKQEKRNIVFSFADKGIGMAKNLQGDVFKKFYRIENQYNQNGSVGLGLAFCKELVNFMNGDITLVSKINEGTTFIVTLPLDN